A window from Gasterosteus aculeatus chromosome 14, fGasAcu3.hap1.1, whole genome shotgun sequence encodes these proteins:
- the LOC144388206 gene encoding uncharacterized protein LOC144388206: protein MDQNEAKQMVEGVLRANPKGEEVFNEYDKTKTLINTSKQMVNILVADMIELHGRVPPSSVRTNYALGIVTLFPYLRDPFSKLGYEHYYDPEGNTGFISRRIKTVQRNTFAGLRGRSKTVLQDGPKTRRESLSTCQQLFGEECREAISTIRHSSDESVVKEKKTFQYRQKMVGDDASSSFLDVFPRFLDVPGLIDQDFSMMFGDEVSQKFLSKWSTFFKPNITDCKTAKNMDELLSATESESEDNNGWDSDLSSILLLLHLLPPTSRGQKKTTKISSAQATRRLVRYLKEGARIPTFLESVDANNRSSFASVSKRRISKGSTLLSTENHSRARHTHQWQL from the exons ATGGACCAGAATGAAGCAAAACAG ATGGTTGAGGGTGTTCTGAGGGCCAATCCAAAGGGTGAAGAAGTCTTTAATGAGTATGATAAGACTAAAACACTAATAAACACTAGTAAACAAATGGTGAACATCCTGGTTGCAGATATGATAGAGCTACATGG GAGGGTTCCACCGTCAAGTGTAAGGACCAATTATGCACTGGGAATTGTGACTCTTTTTCCATACCTCCGTGATCCATTCTCCAAACTTGGATAT gaacactaCTATGATCCTGAGGGTAATACTGGCTTCATTTCACGGAGGATCAAGACGGTTCAACGCAACACCTTTGCTGGCTTGCGGGGTCGTTCCAAGACCGTTCTTCAGGATGGTCCAAAAACCAGGCGAGAATCTCTATCAACCTGCCAACAGCTATTTGGTGAGGAGTGCAGGGAGGCGATATCTACAATAAGACATTCCAGCGATGAATCTGTGGTCAAAGAGAAGAAGACTTTCCAGTATCGACAGAAGATGGTTGGGGATGATGCATCATCTTCATTCCTGGATGTGTTCCCTCGTTTTCTTGATGTACCTGGATTG ATCGACCAGGATTTCTCAATGATGTTTGGTGACGAAGTGTCTCAGAAGTTCCTGTCCAAGTGGTCAACTTTCTTCAAGCCAAACATCACAGACTGCAAGACTGCAAAGAATATGGATGAGTTGCTGTCAGCAACTGAATCTGAGTCTGAAGATAACAATG GATGGGACAGTGATCTGTCTTCAATCCTTTTGCTGCTGCATCTACTCCCTCCAACTTCAAGGGGCCAGAAAAAAACTACCAAGATCAGTTCAGCTCAAGCAACCAGGCGTCTTGTTAGATATCTTAAG GAAGGAGCCAGAATTCCTACCTTCCTTGAGAGTGTCGACGCAAACAACCGTTCCTCCTTTGCATCGGTGAGCAAAAGAAGAATATCCAAAGGTTCTACCTTATTATCGACCGAAAACCACTCCCGTGCAAGGCACACACATCAGTGGCAGCTTTAG